A single region of the Gossypium arboreum isolate Shixiya-1 chromosome 12, ASM2569848v2, whole genome shotgun sequence genome encodes:
- the LOC108479252 gene encoding uncharacterized protein LOC108479252 gives MEWTTLQHLDLRHVARGIYKPLQPHAAAFHPTQALVSAAIGTYIIEFDALTGSKLATIDIGSPVVRMAYSPTSGHAVIAILEDCTIRSCDFDAEQTCVLHSPEKKTEHISSETEVHLALTPLQPVVFFGFHKRMSVTVVGTIEGGRPPTKIKTDLKKPVVNLACHPRLPVLYVAYAEGLIRAYNIHTYAVHYTLQLDNTIKLVGAGAFAFHPTLEWIFVGDRRGTLLAWDVSTERPIMIGITQVGTQPITSLAWLPMLRLLVILSKDGTLQVWKTRLLVNPNKPPTQVNFFEPASIESLDIPRILSQQGGEAVYPLPRIRALEVHPKLNLAALLFANMSGGDNMKNRASYTREGRKQLFAVLQSARGSSASVLKEKLSSMGSSGILADHQLQAQLQEQNIKGQSDLTISDIARKAFLYSHFMEGHAKTAPISRLPLISIVDAKNKLKDIPVCQPFHLELNFFNKENRVLHYPVRAFYVDGVNLMAYNLSSGGDSIYKKLFTSIPGNVEYYPKYMVYGKKRHLFLIVYEFSGTTNEVVLYWENTDIKLANNKGSTIKGCDAAFIGPNENQFAILDEDKSGLALYILPGAALQEADGKNGAVEPNFLPDQPVDGNPNSIQGPMPFLFDTEIDRIFSTPIESTLMFACNGKQIGLAKLVQGYILPSSDGHYISTKAEGKKFIRLKANEIVLQVHWQETPRGYVAGVLTTHRVLMVSADLDVLASSSFKFDKGNPSFRSLLWVGPTLLFSTATAVCILGWDGKVRTVLSISMPNAALVGALNDRLLLANPTDINPRQKKGVEIKSCLVGLLEPLLIGFATMQQNFDQKLDLSEILYQITSRFDSLRITPRSLDILAGGPPVCGDLAVSLSQAGPQFTQVMRGLYAIKALRFSTALSVLKDEFVRSRDYPKCPPTSHLFHRFRQLGYACIKYGQFDSAKETFEVIADYESMLDLFICHLNPSAMRRLAQRLEEEGADSELRRYCERILRVRSSGWTQGIFANFAAESMVPKGPEWGGGNWEIKTPTNLKSIPQWELAAEVMPYMKTDDGAIPSIITDHIGVYLGSIKGRGNIIEVKEGSLVIPAAGDHKPNGVHTSVAKSTDSSMGVTSGETKAGSLMGLETLIKPNHSSTAADEQAKAAEEFKKTMYGTADSGSSSDEEGVSKTKKLQIRIREKPTSGTVDVNKIKEATKRLGDGLGLPIARTKSWTGQDLGQSQQQPYPATGASVTNPTVSAPGDLFGTDSWVQPALVSQSAPATKGVGTAAGPIPEDFFQNTIPSLQVAAALPPPGSYLSKLDQTPQKVEVGGKVPPDQVNAPAADIGLPGGGVPPQSAEQPIPPESLALPGGVIPPQYSAPAVGLPQPQVQPAQMPLSTQPLDLSALGVPNSAESEKPTSSGPTPTSVRPGQVPRGAAAPICFKTGLAHLEQNQLPDSLSCFDEAFLALAKDNSRGADIKAQATICAQYKIAVTLLQEITRLQKVQGPRALSAKDEMARLSRHLGSLPLQAKHRINCIRTAIKRNMDVQNYAYAKQMLELLLSKAPPGKQEELRSLIDICVQRGLTNKSIDPLEDPSQFCAATLSRLSTIGYDVCDLCGAKFSALSAPGCIICGMGSIKRSDALGGAGPVPSPFG, from the exons ATGGAGTGGACGACTTTGCAACACTTGGATCTACGCCATGTCGCACGAGGCATTTACAAACCGTTGCAGCCACACGCCGCAGCTTTTCATCCTACTCAGGCTCTCGTTTCCGCTGCCATCGGCACTTACATCATCG AATTTGATGCTTTAACTGGAAGTAAGCTAGCTACTATAGACATTGGTTCGCCGGTGGTTCGGATGGCTTATAGTCCTACAAGTGGTCACGCTGTGATTGCCATTCTTGAG GATTGTACAATACGTTCTTGTGACTTTGATGCTGAACAAACTTGTGTTTTACATTCACCTGAAAAGAAGACGGAACACATTTCGTCTGAAACAGAAGTTCATCTTGCTTTGACTCCTCTCCAACCTGTTGTATTTTTTGGTTTTCACAAGAGAATGAGTGTAACAG TTGTTGGGACCATTGAAGGTGGGAGACCCCCTACAAAAATAAAGACGGACTTGAAGAAACCTGTTGTGAATCTTGCTTGTCATCCTCGACTACCTGTTCTG TATGTAGCATATGCAGAAGGTTTGATTCGGGCGTacaacattcatacatatgctgTTCATTATACACTACAAC TTGATAATACCATTAAGCTAGTTGGTGCTGGTGCATTTGCTTTTCATCCAACACTGGAATGGATTTTTGTTGGTGATAGACGTGGTACACTTCTTGCCTGGGATGTATCAACAGAAAGACCTATTATGATTGGAAT CACACAGGTGGGTACTCAACCTATCACATCATTAGCTTGGCTTCCAATGTTGCGTTTACTTGTCATTCTTTCCAAGGATGGAACTTTACAAGTTTGGAAAACACGATTGCTAGTTAATCCAAATAAACCTCCAACACAAGTAAATTTTTTTGAGCCGGCTT CAATCGAATCATTGGACATCCCACGCATTCTGTCTCAGCAGGGTGGGGAAGCAGTTTATCCCTTGCCTCGTATCAGGGCTTTGGAAGTTCATCCAAAATTGAACTTAGCGGCTCTGCTTTTTGCA AATATGAGTGGCGGTGACAACATGAAGAATAGGGCTTCTTACACTAGGGAAGGAAGGAAACAACTCTTTGCAGTTTTGCAAAGTGCCAGGGGATCTTCAG CATCTGTCCTAAAGGAGAAGCTTTCATCTATGGGTTCCTCTGGAATTTTGGCTGATCATCAGCTTCAAGCACAACTGCAAGAACAAAATATTAAGGG CCAAAGTGATCTTACAATTTCAGACATTGCACGGAAGGCATTCCTCTATAGT CATTTCATGGAAGGTCATGCTAAAACTGCCCCAATATCTAGGCTGCCTCTCATCTCTATTGTGGATGCTAAAAATAAACTGAAGGACATTCCTGTTTGCCAG CCATTTCATTTAGagctcaatttcttcaataaggAGAACCGTGTTCTTCATTACCCTGTCAGGGCTTTTTATGTAGATGGTGTTAACCTCATGGCTTATAATCTTTCTTCTGGAGGAGATAGTATTTACAAGAAACTTTTCACATCG ATCCCAGGAAATGTGGAATATTATCCTAAATATATGGTTTATGGTAAGAAGAGGCATCTATTTCTCATTGTTTATGAGTTTAGTGGCACTACAAATGAAGTGGTCCTTTATTGGGAAAATACCGATATAAAGTTAGCTAACAACAAAGGAAGCACAATCAAAG GTTGTGATGCTGCATTTATTGGCCCCAATGAAAATCAATTTGCTATTCTTGATGAAGATAAGTCTGGACTGGCTCTGTATATCCTTCCAGGAGCAGCTTTACAAGAAGCTGATGGGAAAAATGGTGCTGTTGAACCAAATTTTTTACCTGATCAACCCGTGGATGGAAACCCTAATTCTATTCAGGGTCCTATGCCATTTTTGTTCGACACCGAAATTGATCGAATATTTTCCACTCCTATAG AGTCCACTTTGATGTTTGCATGTAACGGGAAGCAGATTGGATTGGCTAAGTTAGTTCAAGGTTACATTCTTCCATCTTCTGATGGTCACTATATATCAACAAAAGCAGAGGGGAAAAAGTTTATAAGGTTAAAAGCAAATGAGATTGTGCTTCAG GTACATTGGCAAGAAACTCCAAGAGGCTATGTTGCAGGAGTGTTAACCACTCACAGGGTGCTTATGGTTTCAGCAGACCTTGATGTACTTGCAAGCAGTTCTTTTAAATTTGACAAAGGAAATCCTTCA TTTAGATCACTTTTGTGGGTTGGACCTACACTTCTTTTTTCTACTGCAACAGCAGTTTGTATTTTAGGATGGGATGGGAAAGTGAGGACTGTACTCTCCATTAGCATGCCAAATGCAG CTTTAGTTGGGGCTCTAAATGATCGGTTGTTGCTAGCTAACCCTACAGATATAAATCCTAGACAAAAGAAGGGGGTTGAGATTAAGAGCTGCCTTGTTGGGCTTCTTGAACCTCTTCTTATTGGTTTTGCTACCATGCAACAAAACTTTGACCAGAAGCTTGACCTTTCTGAAATACTATACCAAATAACATCAAG GTTTGACAGCTTACGTATCACTCCTCGATCTCTTGATATTCTTGCTGGTGGTCCCCCTGTTTGTGGAGATCTTGCAGTATCATTATCCCAAGCAGGTCCACAGTTCACTCAG GTGATGCGGGGACTCTATGCAATCAAAGCACTTCGTTTTTCTACTGCTCTATCTGTTTTAAAAGATGAATTTGTGCGCTCTAGAGATTATCCAAAATGCCCACCAACCTCTCATTTGTTCCACCGGTTCCGCCAATTGGGATATGCCTGTATCAA GTATGGTCAGTTTGACAGTGCGAAGGAAACTTTTGAAGTCATAGCAGACTATGAAAGCATGCTAGACCTGTTTATATGCCACCTCAACCCCAGTGCAATGCGGCGTCTTGCTCAGAGGCTTGAGGAAGAAGGCGCTGATTCAGAATTGAGGCGATATTGTGAAAGGATTTTAAGAGTCCGCTCAAGTGGTTGGACACAAGGCATTTTTGCCAACTTTGCTGCTGAAAGTATGGTTCCTAAGGGACCTGAATGGGGTGGTGGAAACTGGGAAATCAAGACCCCTACGAACTTAAAGAGTATACCTCAATGGGAGCTTGCTGCAGAAGTTATGCCATACATGAAGACTGATGATGGTGCCATTCCATCAATTATCACAGATCATATTGGTGTTTACCTTGGTTCAATCAAAGGAAGAGGAAACATTATTGAAGTAAAGGAAGGTAGCTTGGTTATACCTGCAGCAGGTGACCATAAGCCAAATGGAGTCCATACTTCTGTGGCTAAATCTACAGATAGTTCTATGGGAGTTACAAGTGGTGAAACCAAGGCTGGTTCTTTGATGGGTCTGGAAACTTTAATCAAACCCAATCACAGTTCCACTGCTGCTGATGAACAGGCTAAAGCTGCAGAAGAATTCAAGAAAACAATGTATGGCACAGCTGATAGTGGTAGCAGCAGTGATGAGGAAGGAGTGTCAAAAACGAAGAAGTTACAGATCAGAATACGAGAAAAGCCGACGTCAGGAACTGTGGATGTTAATAAGATTAAAGAAGCGACAAAGCGACTTGGTGATGGCTTGGGCCTACCTATAGCCAGGACAAAATCATGGACTGGCCAGGATCTTGGTCAGAGTCAACAGCAACCTTATCCTGCTACCGGTGCATCTGTGACTAATCCCACAGTTTCTGCCCCTGGAGATCTCTTCGGCACTGATTCATGGGTACAACCTGCATTGGTATCACAATCAGCTCCTGCAACCAAAGGTGTTGGAACTGCTGCTGGACCCATACCAGAAGACTTTTTCCAGAACACAATACCATCCCTCCAGGTTGCAGCTGCTTTGCCTCCTCCTGGATCTTATCTTTCAAAGTTGGATCAAACTCCTCAAAAGGTTGAAGTTGGTGGAAAGGTACCACCTGACCAAGTAAATGCACCTGCGGCTGATATTGGTCTCCCCGGTGGTGGGGTTCCTCCTCAGTCCGCTGAACAACCTATTCCTCCTGAGTCTCTTGCACTTCCTGGTGGCGTTATTCCTCCACAATACTCAGCTCCAGCTGTTGGTTTGCCACAGCCTCAAGTTCAGCCTGCTCAAATGCCGCTATCCACGCAACCTCTTGACCTTAGTGCTCTTGGAGTTCCAAACTCTGCAGAGTCTGAAAAACCTACTTCCTCTGGACCCACTCCAACGTCTGTGCGTCCTGGACAG GTTCCACGTGGGGCAGCAGCTCCCATATGTTTTAAGACTGGACTTGCTCACCTTGAGCAGAATCAACTTCCAGATTCATTATCCTGTTTTGATGAAGCTTTTCTGGCACTAGCTAAGGATAACTCTCGTGGAGCTGATATTAAAGCTCAAGCTACCATCTGTGCTCAATACAAGATAGCTGTAACGCTTCTTCAG GAAATTACAAGGCTGCAGAAAGTCCAAGGCCCAAGAGCACTCAGCGCAAAAGATGAGATGGCTAGACTATCTAGACATCTAGGTTCTTTGCCTCTGCAGGCAAAGCACCGAATAAATTGCATTCGCACTGCCATAAAACGAAATATGGATGTTCAGAACTATGCTTACGCAAAGCAGATGCTTGAACTTCTCCTATCTAAGGCACCTCCAGGTAAGCAAGAGGAATTGAGGAGCCTGATTGACATTTGTGTTCAGAGGGGTTTGACCAACAAGTCTATCGATCCACTAGAGGATCCCTCTCAGTTCTGTGCTGCCACGCTCAGCCGTCTGTCTACTATTGGATACGATGTTTGTGATCTTTGTGGGGCCAAATTTTCTGCTCTCTCTGCTCCTGGATGCATCATCTGTGGCATGGGAAGTATTAAAAGATCAGATGCACTTGGGGGAGCAGGACCAGTTCCTTCTCCATTTGGCTGA
- the LOC108477337 gene encoding uncharacterized protein LOC108477337, with translation MSDKKGKAKPTLISLSSSEEEDETEEEVGDDDDYEDRSFSGSSGDETEEEEEEENDSDDNDRTENDDSLCNGVITLLKEGDDLESLSLKQLKAYLRNHGLRITGTKAVCQQRILEHWRIKDGRAEALYPRSSFFINCTGDVCKGDVVLFTQKVYKKFNKMTRRGKLLGKRTIAGRVVKESYGKAKQQHTFTVEVLWSKGSKKLPPLFPLLVKGRNLYKLKTYRQHWSDEAERKHVLSEKHKRGNAARLVKAMKITRKWSTDVGTKRQKHSHQSRPLKKRKTTEPDRGKINNPRRKTPIPRCPSMGNNYQVSSPVGKVKKKQNSRFRVSNTSYSYEKPVHFAEDTGAFHHSYAGTILNPYQPQRNFNHRSAPHGFASYNIGSTSTMVRSLSFRPYVDPWTIPASQNQQFN, from the exons ATGTCTGATAAGAAAGGAAAAGCCAAACCTACTTTGATTTCCCTCTCTTCTTCCGAGGAAGAAGACGAAACAGAAGAAGAAGTTGGTGACGATGATGATTATGAAGATAGAAGCTTTTCCGGTTCCAG TGGAGATGAAACTgaggaagaggaagaggaagagaACGATTCGGACGATAATGATCGGACCGAGAACGACGATTCTCTCTGCAATGGAGTTATTACTCTTCTCAAAG AAGGAGATGACTTAGAAAGCTTGAGCTTGAAACAACTCAAAGCTTATTTGAGAAACCATGGCCTCCGAATCACAGGCACTAAGGCAGTGTGTCAACAGAGAATTCTTGAGCATTGGAG AATAAAAGATGGGAGAGCTGAAGCCTTATATCCCAGGTCATCGTTTTTCATCAACTGTACTG GTGATGTTTGTAAAGGAGATGTTGTTTTGTTTACTCAGAAGGTTTATAAGAA GTTCAATAAAATGACTAGGCGTGGGAAACTTCTGGGGAAGAGAACTATTGCAGGAAGGGTTGTTAAGGAAAGCTATGGCAAAGCCAAACAACAACACACATTTACG GTTGAAGTATTATGGAGCAAGGGGAGTAAGAAATTGCCTCCATTATTTCCTTTGCTTGTAAAGGGTCGAAACCTTTATAAATTGAAAACTTACAGACAG CATTGGAGTGATGAGGCCGAAAGAAAACATGTACTTTCCGAGAAGCACAAACGAGGCAACGCAGCAAGACTGGTAAAAGCAATGAAAATAACGAGGAAGTGGTCTACTGATGTTG GTACAAAACGCCAAAAGCATTCACATCAATCAAGAccattgaaaaaaagaaaaactacTGAACCGGACAGGGGAAAGATTAATAACCCACGAAGAAAAACCCCTATTCCAAGGTGTCCAAGTATGGGTAACAATTACCAAGTGTCTTCTCCAGTTGGAAAAGTGAAAAAGAAGCAAAACTCAAGGTTTAGAGTCTCTAATACTTCTTATAGTTATGAAAAACCCGTTCATTTTGCTGAAGATACAGGTGCCTTTCATCATTCATATGCCGGTACTATCCTAAATCCATATCAACCTCAACGAAACTTTAACCACCGGAGTGCACCACATGGGTTTGCCAGCTATAATATCGGATCTACTTCAACAATGGTAAGGTCATTGTCCTTTAGACCATATGTAGATCCATGGACAATACCTGCTTCTCAAAACCAGCAGTTCAACTGA